One genomic window of Deinococcus sp. QL22 includes the following:
- a CDS encoding nickel transporter gives MLATLALVFVLGLRHGMDADHLAAIDGFSRLRPSRWNGVLFGLGHGLVVTILALMVGRLGEEFGLGWLAPYLFLGVAALNLWRLLRPASAQLHRHLTPGRSFLATSPFLMGLLLAVGMETSSQLSALSLSTSVPPLVLGLVFTLGMVLTDGVDGVLASQLQRGQQADPQRARLASQVMGWMVVVLSLTFALSGFAGVNLGDVANPLGFMVFAALITLRVWSRLGRAPLQSA, from the coding sequence ATGTTGGCGACGCTGGCCTTGGTGTTCGTTCTGGGTCTGCGGCACGGAATGGACGCTGATCATCTGGCAGCCATCGACGGGTTTTCGCGGCTGCGGCCCAGCCGCTGGAACGGGGTACTGTTCGGGCTGGGGCACGGGCTGGTCGTCACCATTTTGGCGCTGATGGTCGGACGTCTGGGCGAGGAATTCGGCTTGGGCTGGCTGGCCCCCTACCTGTTTCTGGGTGTAGCGGCGCTGAATCTCTGGAGGCTGCTGCGCCCCGCATCTGCTCAACTCCATAGGCACCTCACGCCGGGCCGCAGCTTTCTGGCCACCAGTCCTTTTTTAATGGGCCTGCTGCTGGCGGTGGGCATGGAAACCAGCTCGCAGCTCTCGGCGCTGTCCCTGAGCACGAGTGTGCCGCCGCTGGTGTTGGGGCTGGTGTTCACCCTGGGTATGGTGCTCACCGACGGCGTTGACGGCGTGCTTGCGTCTCAACTCCAGCGTGGTCAGCAGGCCGATCCTCAACGGGCGCGGCTTGCCTCACAAGTGATGGGGTGGATGGTCGTCGTGTTGTCGCTGACCTTTGCGCTGAGCGGTTTTGCTGGCGTGAACCTGGGCGACGTCGCCAATCCCCTGGGCTTTATGGTCTTTGCCGCCTTGATAACCCTGCGGGTCTGGAGCCGTCTAGGCCGCGCCCCCCTGCAATCCGCATGA
- a CDS encoding VWA domain-containing protein, with product MTPDYPLAAVAHQPELLFALSLLAVAPSVGGLLIRGDRGAAKSTAARGLALLLPSGPDLPAPFVNLPLGATEDRVIGTLDLEAALRGEARLKSGLLAQADGGLLYIDEVNLLPDHLVDLLLDASAMGVVRVQRDTLSAEQPARFALVGSMNPEEGQLRPQFLDRFGLCVEVSAPHAPAERAEIIRRRMAFEADPTAFVQQWQEAQVALGQRLVSARHRFPNVSVPDALLETITTLSSEAGVRSLRADLVLHRAARACAALEQRSDVTAADLHRVAPFALLHRQSVGRPPSSPPTQGDPAQGNPVQGNSAKETSAQQPPASPPPGEPSPPDTIFAPTAISAPLALNQTPLRGSQQQAGSQHGGTRAVPNPQATQLHVPATLRSALGRGSVQLTAQDIHTSVPEDGGRRVLFVADTSGSVGTSGRMGAVKAALLDVLTGHTRRDRAALIVFRGTGATLLLDWTTDRAAAEDAIRTAPTGGRTPLAHALQLAADLLAGQRLAELVLFTDGRANVPLTPASDPWTDTLTAAAGLRGKAALVVDTEAGQVRLGRAAQLARILGATLQVLEPA from the coding sequence GTGACCCCCGATTATCCGCTGGCTGCCGTGGCCCATCAGCCAGAACTGCTCTTTGCGTTGTCGCTGCTGGCGGTGGCCCCCAGTGTGGGCGGCCTGCTGATCCGGGGCGACCGGGGCGCGGCGAAAAGCACGGCGGCACGCGGTTTGGCGTTGCTGCTTCCCTCCGGGCCAGACCTGCCTGCACCGTTCGTCAATTTGCCGTTGGGCGCGACCGAAGACCGCGTGATCGGTACCCTCGACCTCGAGGCAGCGCTGCGCGGCGAGGCCCGTCTCAAGTCTGGGCTGCTGGCGCAGGCTGACGGCGGCCTCCTGTATATCGATGAGGTGAACTTGCTGCCCGACCATCTGGTCGACCTATTGCTAGATGCCTCGGCAATGGGCGTGGTCAGGGTGCAGCGCGATACTCTAAGTGCCGAACAACCCGCCCGGTTTGCGTTGGTGGGCAGCATGAACCCCGAAGAAGGCCAGTTGCGCCCCCAATTTCTGGATCGGTTCGGACTGTGTGTCGAGGTCTCGGCCCCGCACGCGCCCGCCGAACGCGCCGAGATCATCCGGCGGCGGATGGCTTTCGAGGCCGACCCCACAGCCTTTGTTCAGCAGTGGCAGGAGGCGCAAGTGGCGCTGGGGCAGCGGCTCGTGTCGGCCCGGCACCGTTTCCCAAACGTGTCTGTGCCCGACGCGCTGCTCGAAACCATCACCACCCTCAGCAGCGAGGCAGGAGTGCGGAGCCTGCGTGCCGATCTGGTGCTGCACCGGGCGGCGCGGGCCTGCGCGGCACTGGAACAACGCAGCGATGTCACCGCTGCCGACCTGCACCGGGTCGCGCCTTTCGCGTTGCTTCACCGGCAAAGTGTGGGTCGGCCACCCTCGTCCCCACCGACTCAGGGAGACCCGGCGCAGGGAAATCCAGTCCAAGGTAACTCAGCCAAGGAAACCTCAGCGCAGCAGCCTCCAGCCTCTCCACCTCCGGGTGAGCCGAGTCCCCCGGACACCATCTTTGCGCCCACCGCCATCTCGGCGCCGCTGGCCTTAAACCAGACTCCGCTGCGCGGCTCCCAACAGCAGGCGGGTTCCCAGCACGGCGGTACACGGGCGGTGCCAAACCCTCAAGCCACGCAGCTTCATGTCCCGGCCACCCTGCGCTCGGCGTTGGGACGGGGCAGCGTCCAACTTACGGCCCAAGATATTCACACGTCCGTTCCCGAGGACGGCGGACGGCGGGTGCTGTTCGTGGCCGATACGAGCGGCAGCGTGGGCACGTCTGGACGAATGGGCGCGGTGAAGGCCGCGCTGCTGGACGTGCTGACCGGCCACACCCGGCGCGACCGCGCAGCCCTGATCGTCTTCCGGGGCACTGGAGCCACCCTGTTGCTGGACTGGACGACCGACCGCGCCGCTGCCGAGGACGCCATCCGCACCGCGCCGACGGGGGGGCGCACGCCCCTCGCCCACGCCCTGCAATTGGCCGCCGACCTGCTGGCGGGCCAGCGTCTTGCCGAGTTGGTGCTCTTTACCGATGGCCGCGCCAATGTGCCGCTGACCCCAGCTTCCGACCCCTGGACAGACACGCTGACGGCGGCGGCGGGTCTGCGCGGCAAGGCAGCCCTCGTTGTGGACACCGAAGCCGGGCAAGTGCGCTTGGGACGCGCTGCGCAGCTGGCCCGGATCTTGGGGGCCACCCTGCAAGTCCTGGAGCCCGCGTGA
- a CDS encoding class I SAM-dependent methyltransferase produces the protein MTLQTNVFDEWETQVRTVRSGRWQPERDLAFWREKAAGYDAGQPPLPNTVAWLRERLGGAHSLLDVGAGTGRLTLPLAHVVQQVTALDHSPDMLAVLRGKGPPAHVRLCCQALGDALHGSDLSSHDAVLSAWSLAYLPDLRGALTGLLRLARRDLFLLEDDGLGSPHVTLRRRLEGQPRPHRASSLRRALQALGEEPHVHRIQENRELTFPHTAALLAQARLPLPDAEALEVLRPHLTAVPEGWLYHWTFDVHVLHVRKASL, from the coding sequence ATGACCCTCCAGACCAACGTTTTTGACGAGTGGGAGACCCAGGTGCGAACCGTGCGCTCGGGACGGTGGCAGCCTGAGCGCGACCTGGCGTTTTGGCGTGAAAAAGCCGCTGGCTACGACGCGGGCCAGCCGCCGCTCCCGAATACTGTGGCGTGGCTGCGGGAGCGGCTGGGCGGCGCACATTCGCTGCTGGACGTGGGCGCGGGCACGGGCCGCCTGACCCTGCCGCTGGCCCATGTAGTGCAGCAGGTGACGGCGCTGGATCACTCGCCCGACATGCTGGCCGTGCTGCGTGGCAAAGGGCCGCCCGCGCATGTCCGCCTGTGCTGCCAAGCCCTCGGAGACGCCTTGCACGGCTCCGACCTGTCCTCACACGACGCCGTGCTGAGCGCCTGGTCGCTGGCGTATCTGCCCGATCTGCGCGGGGCGCTGACAGGCTTGCTGCGCCTCGCCCGACGCGACTTGTTTTTGCTGGAAGACGACGGGCTGGGCAGTCCCCACGTGACCCTGCGCCGCCGACTAGAGGGGCAGCCGCGCCCCCACAGGGCTTCCAGTCTGCGCCGCGCTCTGCAAGCACTGGGGGAGGAACCGCACGTCCACCGAATTCAGGAGAACCGCGAACTGACTTTTCCTCATACGGCTGCCCTGCTGGCCCAGGCCCGTCTTCCGCTCCCAGACGCGGAGGCGCTGGAGGTTCTGCGCCCTCACCTGACCGCCGTGCCGGAGGGCTGGCTCTACCACTGGACATTCGACGTTCACGTGCTGCACGTGCGGAAGGCGTCGCTGTGA
- a CDS encoding ABC transporter substrate-binding protein has protein sequence MRCVLFCIPVVALLSSASATRYPLTVTDDLGRTITLKAEPKRIISMLPSHTETLVAIGAGDKLVAVDRFSSYPAPVVSSLPKVGSAYQPDLEAIVALKPDLVLADESAGSRLTEKLAQAGLTVYGGTAQTYNEVFEKIAVLGKLTNRENGATRLVTSMRTELNALQQTVLTLPKLSTYYEIDPSPYSVGPNSFIGALISKAGGRTIVPASLGDFPKLDPELIVRSNPRVIIGPALSDARTRPGWLSLTAVQGGRVYQPNKEELDALSRPGPRLPLALRTLIRFLHPEALK, from the coding sequence ATGCGCTGTGTTCTGTTCTGTATCCCTGTTGTTGCCCTACTGAGTTCCGCGTCTGCCACCCGTTACCCGCTGACGGTCACAGACGACCTGGGCCGCACCATCACCCTGAAGGCCGAGCCGAAGCGGATCATTTCCATGCTGCCCTCTCATACCGAAACGCTGGTGGCTATTGGAGCAGGCGACAAGCTGGTGGCGGTCGACCGCTTCAGCAGCTATCCCGCCCCTGTCGTGAGCAGCCTGCCGAAAGTGGGCAGCGCCTACCAACCTGATCTTGAAGCCATCGTGGCACTCAAGCCCGACCTTGTGCTGGCCGACGAATCTGCCGGATCACGGCTGACCGAGAAACTGGCGCAAGCAGGCCTGACTGTATACGGCGGCACCGCCCAGACCTACAACGAGGTCTTTGAAAAAATTGCGGTGCTGGGTAAACTGACCAACCGTGAGAACGGCGCGACCCGCCTTGTGACGTCCATGCGGACGGAGCTGAACGCCCTTCAGCAGACGGTACTGACCTTGCCCAAACTCAGCACCTATTACGAAATCGATCCCTCGCCGTATTCGGTGGGGCCAAATTCGTTCATCGGCGCCCTCATCTCAAAGGCGGGCGGGCGCACCATCGTGCCCGCCTCCCTGGGTGACTTTCCCAAGCTCGACCCCGAACTGATCGTCAGGAGCAACCCGCGAGTCATCATCGGCCCAGCCCTGAGTGACGCCCGCACCCGGCCCGGCTGGCTGAGCCTGACGGCGGTGCAGGGGGGCCGGGTCTACCAGCCCAACAAAGAGGAACTGGACGCCCTGTCGCGGCCCGGCCCGCGCCTGCCGCTGGCCCTGCGCACCCTGATCCGCTTTCTACACCCCGAGGCGCTGAAATGA
- the cobO gene encoding cob(I)yrinic acid a,c-diamide adenosyltransferase, producing the protein MTDPTTEQRRAQAMRELTEQRDNYKKRGGISKGRRGLLIVNTGKGKGKTTAALGLMMRAHGRGLNTKMFQFLKHDTAKFGEHRTLDQLEIPYQGLGDGWTWRSKDLENSAELAAHGWTLAREAILSGEYDLIVLDEFTYPLKYGWVPWSEVEAVLRARDPRLHVVITGRGALPELIELADTVSEIQPVKHAYQAGIGGQQGIEY; encoded by the coding sequence ATGACCGACCCCACGACCGAACAGCGGCGTGCACAAGCCATGCGCGAACTGACCGAGCAGCGCGACAACTACAAGAAACGCGGGGGCATCAGCAAAGGGCGGCGTGGACTCCTCATCGTGAATACCGGGAAAGGCAAAGGCAAGACCACTGCCGCTCTGGGCCTGATGATGCGGGCCCACGGCCGGGGCCTGAACACCAAGATGTTTCAGTTCCTCAAGCACGACACGGCCAAGTTTGGAGAACACCGCACCCTCGATCAGCTGGAGATTCCCTATCAGGGGCTGGGGGACGGCTGGACATGGCGCAGCAAAGACCTCGAGAATTCGGCGGAGTTGGCGGCCCACGGCTGGACTCTGGCGCGGGAAGCCATCCTGAGCGGCGAGTATGACCTGATCGTGCTGGATGAATTCACCTATCCGCTGAAATACGGCTGGGTGCCTTGGAGCGAAGTGGAAGCGGTGTTGCGTGCCCGCGACCCACGGCTGCATGTGGTCATTACCGGACGGGGCGCGCTGCCCGAGCTGATTGAACTGGCTGATACGGTCAGCGAGATTCAGCCTGTCAAGCACGCCTATCAGGCCGGGATTGGCGGTCAACAGGGGATCGAGTACTGA
- a CDS encoding cobaltochelatase subunit CobN, which yields MSRPSVPRQRIVRADGRTINVVRRRGHLSYCFHGCCCGRTDKGYAEAPVATYTEEWTRRKLRNQVHLTRSGCLGPCLLSNVAHLVFDGHDVWFHSVNDPWLVRAIFEYISTMLEADGYLPPPPDLLEYTFNYYTWDASNSAPTAGQLNRAEVSDRPLAGFAVLSHADTDLLNLQAARETLPDDFGPVTGVALGSIRSEAQMEGMLAGAVGQAEVVLVRLHGKFSALPGGERLRQHAAATGQYLLMVSGTNEPDPELARLSAAPLHTLDTALAYLAASGWTNTRELLLSLSDTLRLTGYGAQPPHALAEHGLYHPDLPEGATLADWHRYRDPQRPAVGILFYRAHALSGNTAFVDTLVAALDEAGADALPVFTTSLKDLDALGDPHAFALLSGQVDAVVSTLSFAMAEARTHTGREDDGASAFLRLGLPVVQGLTLGGARGPWETSSRGLGPLDTAMNVALPEFDGRIIGVPFAFKEQEAGGARRLVADPERSARLAGIAVRLARLRHKPNGDKRLAFIFTNSAAKASQVGNAVGLDSAASLLHMLRALKDEGYDVGHLPETSDALIHGLIERSNYDQTVMTLEQLAQAAAHIPAAQYARWFAEWPDQQRQRMTAQWGPPPGVAYVHNGALCLAGMTFGKVFVALQPPRGYGMDPDAIYHTPDLPPTHHYAALYRWLREPAELGGFGADALVHVGKHGTLEWLPGKGVGLSANCFPDSLLGDLPLFYPFVINDPGEGTQAKRRAHATILDHLPPPLTRADTYGPLAELAALVDEYYQLELLDPSKLPLLQGQIWALVQQADLGTDLGAMLRRDHGDHVHDWDETFTEEGLPVTLSEMNGADVAHLLEDIDGYLCELGAAQIRGGLHTLGQAPQGEAMPEMLRALTRLANIGVPGLLDGLAGVLGLNLPELLDRPGARLDIRADLSGLAGRPVQTHADALELLDELALHLYQLLSERHFDPASISEVLALTLGGRSDTGTLPHTLAYACQRLKPNLEATSDEITHLIAGLAGRFVPAGPSGAPSRGQAHILPTGRNFYAVDPRALPSQAAWTVGSNLAHEVLERHQKEAGQYPEHVAISVWGTSNMRTQGDDVAEILALLGTRPVWHPQSRRLEGVSLIPLGELGRPRIDVTVRISGFFRDAFPHLITLLDDAFTQAMHADEPEELNFPRKHYLADLRGRLADLPTEEAEARAAFRMFGSAPGTYGAGILDLIHEGNWQNEADFARTFVNWGGYAYTAAEQGTDAREDFRVRLGATQLVLHNQDNREHDIFDSDDYLQFFGGMIASVRSLSGAQPRHYFGDTANPERVRVRDLGEEALRVYRSRVVNPKWLSGIRQHGYKGGLEQTATVDYLFGFDATAQIAHNFMYEGVAQAYALDPVNQAFLKASNPWALNAIATRLLEAEGRGLWEAAPDTLGALQNLLAESEGLLEERGEQARVGG from the coding sequence ATGAGCCGCCCGAGTGTGCCGCGTCAGCGGATTGTGCGGGCCGATGGCCGAACCATCAATGTGGTGCGCAGGCGTGGACACCTGAGTTACTGTTTTCACGGCTGCTGCTGTGGGCGCACAGACAAGGGTTATGCCGAAGCTCCCGTCGCGACCTACACAGAAGAGTGGACGCGGCGCAAACTGCGCAATCAAGTGCACCTCACCAGGTCGGGTTGTCTGGGACCGTGCCTGCTCTCCAACGTGGCCCACCTGGTCTTCGACGGGCACGACGTGTGGTTTCACTCAGTCAACGACCCCTGGCTGGTGCGGGCCATCTTCGAGTACATCAGCACCATGCTGGAGGCGGACGGCTACCTCCCGCCACCGCCCGACCTGTTGGAGTACACCTTCAACTATTACACCTGGGACGCCTCCAATTCGGCGCCCACGGCGGGTCAGCTCAACAGAGCTGAGGTTTCAGACCGTCCCCTCGCCGGGTTTGCTGTTCTGAGTCACGCCGATACCGACCTGCTCAATCTTCAGGCCGCCCGAGAAACCTTGCCGGATGACTTCGGGCCAGTTACAGGTGTGGCGCTGGGCAGCATTCGCAGTGAGGCGCAGATGGAGGGGATGCTGGCCGGTGCCGTGGGGCAAGCGGAAGTGGTGCTGGTGCGCCTGCACGGCAAGTTTAGTGCGCTGCCCGGCGGTGAGCGTCTCCGGCAACATGCCGCCGCGACCGGTCAATACCTGCTGATGGTCAGCGGCACCAACGAACCCGACCCGGAGTTGGCGCGGCTAAGCGCAGCGCCGCTCCACACCTTGGACACGGCGCTGGCGTACCTGGCGGCCAGCGGCTGGACGAACACCCGTGAACTGCTGCTTTCCTTGTCCGACACGCTGCGCCTCACCGGGTACGGCGCACAGCCGCCGCACGCCCTGGCCGAGCACGGTCTCTATCACCCCGACCTGCCCGAAGGAGCTACGCTGGCCGACTGGCACCGTTACCGTGACCCGCAGCGCCCGGCGGTGGGAATCTTGTTTTACCGGGCGCACGCCCTGAGCGGCAACACCGCCTTTGTGGATACCTTGGTCGCGGCGCTGGACGAGGCGGGAGCCGACGCGCTGCCCGTGTTTACCACCAGCCTCAAAGACCTTGACGCTTTGGGCGACCCACACGCCTTTGCTCTGCTGAGTGGTCAGGTGGACGCCGTGGTCTCGACCCTCAGTTTTGCGATGGCCGAGGCCCGCACGCACACTGGACGGGAAGACGACGGCGCGTCGGCCTTCCTGCGGCTGGGCCTGCCAGTCGTGCAGGGCCTCACCTTGGGCGGCGCACGCGGCCCCTGGGAAACGAGTTCACGCGGTCTAGGCCCCCTCGATACCGCTATGAACGTGGCTCTGCCAGAATTCGATGGGCGGATTATCGGCGTGCCCTTCGCTTTCAAGGAGCAGGAAGCGGGCGGGGCCCGGCGGCTGGTGGCCGACCCGGAGCGCAGCGCACGCCTGGCCGGAATCGCGGTGCGGTTGGCCCGGCTGAGACACAAACCCAACGGGGACAAGCGGCTGGCGTTCATCTTCACGAACTCGGCGGCCAAGGCGTCGCAGGTGGGCAACGCGGTGGGTCTGGATTCGGCCGCGTCGCTGCTGCACATGCTGCGTGCCCTAAAGGACGAAGGCTACGATGTGGGCCACCTTCCTGAAACCTCCGACGCCCTCATACACGGGCTGATCGAGCGCAGCAACTACGACCAGACCGTGATGACGCTGGAGCAACTGGCGCAGGCGGCGGCGCACATTCCGGCGGCGCAGTACGCCCGCTGGTTTGCCGAATGGCCTGACCAGCAGCGCCAGCGCATGACGGCGCAGTGGGGGCCGCCGCCCGGCGTGGCCTACGTCCATAACGGCGCACTGTGCCTGGCAGGCATGACCTTCGGAAAGGTGTTCGTGGCCCTGCAACCGCCGCGTGGGTACGGCATGGATCCCGACGCCATCTATCACACCCCCGATTTGCCGCCCACCCACCACTACGCGGCGCTGTACCGCTGGCTGCGTGAACCTGCCGAGCTGGGCGGGTTTGGGGCAGACGCCTTGGTGCATGTGGGCAAGCACGGCACGCTGGAATGGCTGCCCGGCAAGGGCGTGGGCCTGAGCGCCAACTGTTTTCCCGACAGCTTGCTGGGCGACCTCCCGCTGTTCTATCCCTTTGTCATCAACGACCCTGGTGAGGGCACGCAGGCCAAACGCCGCGCCCACGCCACCATTTTGGATCACCTGCCGCCGCCGCTGACGAGGGCGGACACCTACGGCCCACTGGCCGAGTTGGCGGCATTGGTCGATGAGTATTACCAACTCGAACTCCTTGATCCCAGCAAGCTGCCGCTGCTTCAGGGCCAGATTTGGGCGCTGGTACAGCAGGCAGATTTGGGCACCGATTTGGGGGCCATGTTGCGGCGCGATCACGGCGACCACGTACATGATTGGGATGAGACCTTTACGGAAGAGGGCTTGCCCGTCACGCTGAGTGAGATGAACGGGGCAGACGTGGCGCATCTGCTGGAAGACATTGACGGCTACCTGTGCGAACTGGGCGCGGCGCAGATTCGGGGCGGCCTGCACACACTGGGTCAGGCCCCGCAGGGTGAAGCCATGCCCGAGATGCTACGCGCCCTGACCCGGCTGGCCAACATCGGCGTGCCGGGCCTGTTGGATGGGCTGGCTGGAGTGCTGGGCCTGAATCTCCCGGAGCTTCTTGACCGGCCTGGTGCTCGGCTGGACATCCGCGCCGACCTGAGTGGACTGGCGGGCCGTCCGGTACAAACCCACGCCGACGCCCTAGAACTGCTGGACGAATTGGCGTTGCACCTCTATCAACTGCTCTCGGAGCGGCACTTCGATCCTGCCAGCATCTCCGAGGTGCTTGCCCTGACGCTGGGGGGACGCAGCGACACCGGCACCTTGCCGCACACGCTCGCCTATGCCTGCCAGCGTCTCAAGCCCAACCTGGAGGCCACCAGCGACGAAATCACGCACCTGATCGCCGGGCTGGCAGGCCGGTTCGTTCCTGCTGGGCCGAGCGGCGCGCCCTCACGCGGGCAAGCGCACATTCTGCCTACAGGGCGCAACTTTTACGCTGTCGATCCACGGGCGCTGCCCTCGCAGGCGGCGTGGACAGTGGGCAGTAACCTCGCGCACGAGGTGTTGGAGCGTCACCAGAAGGAAGCGGGTCAGTACCCGGAACACGTAGCCATCAGCGTGTGGGGCACCAGCAATATGCGTACCCAGGGCGACGATGTGGCCGAAATTCTGGCTCTCTTGGGCACGCGGCCCGTGTGGCATCCACAGAGCCGCCGCTTAGAGGGCGTGTCCCTGATTCCACTCGGAGAGTTGGGCCGGCCACGGATTGACGTGACCGTGCGGATCAGCGGCTTTTTCCGTGACGCGTTTCCGCATCTCATCACGCTGCTGGACGACGCGTTTACACAGGCCATGCACGCCGACGAGCCGGAAGAGCTGAACTTTCCCCGCAAGCATTATCTGGCTGACCTGCGGGGCCGCTTGGCCGATCTGCCCACCGAGGAAGCGGAGGCGCGGGCGGCCTTCCGCATGTTCGGCAGTGCGCCGGGCACGTATGGAGCGGGCATTCTCGACCTGATTCACGAGGGCAACTGGCAAAATGAGGCCGATTTTGCCCGAACCTTTGTCAATTGGGGCGGTTACGCCTACACAGCCGCCGAGCAGGGCACCGATGCCCGCGAAGATTTCCGCGTTCGCCTTGGGGCCACGCAACTGGTGCTGCACAACCAGGACAACCGGGAGCACGATATTTTTGACAGCGACGACTATTTGCAGTTTTTTGGCGGCATGATCGCCTCGGTACGCAGTCTGTCCGGCGCTCAGCCAAGGCATTACTTTGGAGACACGGCCAACCCTGAGCGTGTCCGGGTGCGCGACCTCGGCGAGGAGGCCCTGCGGGTGTACCGCTCGCGGGTGGTCAATCCCAAGTGGCTCAGCGGCATTCGTCAACACGGCTACAAGGGCGGTCTGGAGCAAACCGCCACCGTGGATTACCTGTTCGGCTTCGACGCCACGGCCCAAATTGCCCACAATTTCATGTATGAGGGGGTGGCGCAGGCCTACGCGCTTGATCCTGTGAATCAGGCGTTCTTGAAGGCCAGCAATCCTTGGGCGCTGAATGCTATCGCCACGCGCCTGTTAGAAGCCGAGGGGCGCGGATTGTGGGAAGCCGCGCCCGACACACTAGGGGCGCTGCAAAACCTGTTGGCCGAGAGTGAAGGGCTGCTGGAAGAACGCGGCGAACAGGCGCGGGTGGGCGGATGA
- a CDS encoding IS110 family transposase has protein sequence MLVLGIDVGKRELFVQLQDAAGTSLGQRGPLANTPAGLQQLSDWVRKWAEPAQLHVVMEATNVYWERCAHHFQSLGSVVSVVNPAQIKYFARSVLRRGKTDAMDAELIARYGVVMHPSGWTPPSPALSDLKQLTREREAVVVRRTQEQNHLQALQDAHHASEIVVKLTQQRLDLMVQQVGEIEAAMRALIEADERLSQQLKLLLSVPGFAFVSAATILAETVGFAQLETGRERSAASGMAPSPHQSGSKRGQGRISKTGNARLRRIAYLSALGASKSHSRMRTYYRHLRDTGKPAKVALVALGRKLLTTGLAVVKSGQPYQDDFCRA, from the coding sequence ATGTTGGTGCTTGGCATTGATGTTGGGAAACGAGAGCTGTTCGTTCAACTGCAGGACGCCGCCGGAACTTCGCTCGGTCAGCGTGGCCCCTTGGCCAACACACCTGCCGGACTTCAACAGTTGAGCGACTGGGTTCGCAAGTGGGCTGAACCTGCACAGCTTCACGTGGTGATGGAGGCCACCAATGTGTATTGGGAGCGCTGCGCACACCACTTTCAATCGCTCGGTAGTGTCGTGAGTGTGGTGAACCCCGCGCAGATCAAGTATTTTGCCCGTTCCGTATTGCGCCGGGGGAAAACCGACGCGATGGACGCGGAGCTGATCGCGCGATATGGGGTCGTCATGCATCCGAGCGGCTGGACGCCGCCCAGCCCCGCCTTGAGTGACCTCAAGCAGCTCACTCGGGAACGGGAAGCCGTTGTCGTGCGCCGGACTCAGGAGCAGAACCACCTTCAAGCGTTACAAGACGCCCATCATGCTTCGGAGATCGTCGTGAAGCTCACCCAGCAGCGGTTAGACCTCATGGTTCAGCAGGTCGGAGAGATTGAGGCCGCGATGCGTGCGCTGATCGAGGCTGATGAACGGTTGTCGCAGCAACTGAAGTTGCTGCTAAGTGTGCCGGGGTTTGCCTTTGTGTCTGCAGCAACGATCTTGGCAGAAACAGTGGGATTTGCCCAGCTCGAAACAGGGCGAGAACGTTCAGCTGCTTCAGGGATGGCGCCCTCTCCCCACCAATCGGGATCCAAACGTGGTCAAGGACGGATTTCAAAGACCGGCAACGCCCGCCTACGACGGATCGCGTATCTCTCGGCCTTGGGAGCGTCAAAATCACACAGCCGAATGCGAACCTACTATCGCCATTTACGGGACACCGGCAAGCCAGCCAAAGTAGCGTTAGTCGCGCTGGGACGTAAATTATTAACCACCGGATTGGCGGTGGTGAAATCCGGGCAACCCTACCAAGATGATTTTTGTCGTGCTTAA